CAAAAATGGCTAAGGAATTTTGCGTCTCGGTCGGACACGATCGTTCTAGGCATGCCATGCAACCTGACCACctctttgaaaaataagttagcaatattaacggcatcatcagttttatgacatgctataaaatgggccatttttgaGAACCTATCTACAAccacaaatattgaatctcggccATTCTTACTCCTTGGTAAACCTAGCACGAAATCCATTGAGATATCGGACCAAGGGGTTTCGGGAATGGGCAATGGTTTATACAACCCGTGGGGCTTTATTCGCGACTTAGCCCGTTTGCACGCAATGCATCGATTACAAAATCGTTCGACATCTCGTCGCATCTTAGGCCAAAAGAAATGTTTGTGGAGTGTAGCTAATGTCTTAGCGACACCAAAGTGCCCCATTAATCCTCCGCTATGGGCTTCTTCGATCAACACTTCTCGTACAAAACCTTGGGGTATACAAAGCTTTCCTTCTCGGAATAAGTACCCATCATGTCGATAGTACTTCTCGTAGGCTCCCTTTGCACATAATCTAAAGAATTCACCAAAGTCAGCATCGTtgacatataaatctttaagaaatACAAACCCCATTAACTTAGCATCCAAAATATTTAGTAACGCATACCTTCGAGATAGTGCATCAGCCACTACgttttccttacctttcttatatttaataacGTAGGGAAAAGATTCGAGAAATTCTACCCACTTAGCGTGCCGCTTATTCAACTTGTGTTGCCCCTTTAAATACTTCAAGGACTCATGATCGGTGTGTATGACGAATTCCTTGGGCCAAAGATAGTGTTGCCACGTTTCTAAGGCTCGGATCAACGAATAGAGCTCCTTGTCATATGTTGGATAGTTTAAGACAGCACCATTGAGTTTCTCGCTAAAATAGGCAATAGGACgaccatcttgcatcaacacaGCTCCAATGCCTAAACCTGATGCATCACATTCTAACTcgaaagttttatcaaagttaGGCTAAGCTAATAACGGTGCATGAGTTAGacaatctttaattttcaaaaaggatTTTTCTTGTTCCTCTCCCCAAATGAAGTTGGAATTCTTACGAATAACCCCGGTTAAAGGTGCGGCTAAGGTGCTGAAATTTGGCACGAATCGACGGTAAAAACTTGCTAGTCCATGGAAACTTCGAACTTGGGAGACATTCGTCAGACGAGGCCATTCTTGGATCGCCTTGATCTTCTCTTGATCGACTTCAAGACCCTCCGAGCTaacaacaaaacctaaaaacacaacCTTGTTAGTGCAGAAatcacatttcttcaaattagcatacaaggtttcttttctcaatacttccaaaacagattttaaatgtaaaacatGTTCATCCAAATTTTTACTATAGATCAATATATCGTCGAAGTATACTAtgcaaaatctaccaataaaagGTCTTAAAACGTGATTCATAAGCCTCATGAATGTGCTTGGGGCGTtcgttaagccaaatggcataacgAGCCATTCGTAAAGCCCATGCTTCGTTTTGAACGCAGTCTTCCACTCATCTCCCTCACGCATCCGTATTTGGTGATAACCGCTCTTAAGgtcgatttttgaaaataaactcgcGCCACTTAGCTCGTCAAGCATATCATCCAATCGTGGTATAGGATGACGACActtgatagttattttgtttatagcACGACAGTCCACGCACATCCTCCACGTTCCATCCTTCTTCGGAACTAGTAAAACAGGCACGGCGCATGGACTAAGGCTTTCACGCACATAGCCCTTTTCAAGGAGTTCATTTACTTGCTTTTGTAATTCTTTCGTCTCTTCAGGATTGCTCCGGTAAGCAGGTCGGTTTGGAATTGCAGCTCCCGGCACAAGATCGATTTGGTGTTCAATTCCACAAATAGGTGGTAACCCACTCGGGATTTCTTCCGGGAATACGTCTTGAAATTCCTGCAACACAGACAAAACAGAAGAAGGCAATTTGTCATCAAATTTGTTAATGCCAAGCAAGCTCTCCTTGTACAAAAGAACCAACAATGGTTGTTTCAATAACATCGATTTTCGAACTTCCCTCTCTTTTAcaaacaaattctttttttcactCTCATcactaatttctttttcttttgaatcactctctctttttttatcactcatctttttgtttttcttcttttcaatcttttgctctctctcattttcttttgatttttcaattgaATTCCTCATTTTGAGCTGATCCTCGTAAACTTGTTTCGGTGATAACGGAGCTAGAGTCACCATTCGTCCCATATGTTTGAAAGAGAATCGATTTGTGTAACCATCATGAATTGCTCGCTTGTCGAATTACCACGAACGTCCCAAAAGAAGATGCCCCGCATGCATCGGTACAACGTCGCACATCacttcatcttgatattttccGATTGTGAATGAAATGAGCACTTGTTTTGTTACCTTCAATTCTCCACCATCGTTAAGCCATTGGAGTTTATACGGATGGGGATGTTTGGTGGTGGCCAATCCGAGTTTCTCCACCATCAACGTACTAGCCACATTTGTACAACTTTCCCCATCGATTATCACGCAACAAATCTTACCTTGCACTTGACATCGCGTATGGAAGATGGTTTCGCGTTGTTGATCATTTTCGACACCTTGCAAAGTAAGGCTTCTTTTCACAACCAAGATTTCTCCATTCTCGGCTTGTTCGATGTCTTCCTCTTCTTTGAGTTGTTCAACAGCCTCGTTCTCTTGTTCACTTTCGGATTCAATTTCACCATCATCTCGAACAAACATCGCATTCTGGTTCGGGCATTGGCTTGCGATGTGGCCCCTTCCAAGACATTTGAAGCATTTGATGTCTCGGGATCTATTTGGTTGGGCATCCATCTTTCCTTTACTCGATTCGGCCATTGGTTTGTTGAATTTGGTAGCTCCACTTACTTCTTTATTTCGACTCGGCAAGTCTCGTTTGTTGGACCCTTGCCCCCACCTAGTTGTAGAAGAAGTATTAGGGAAAGAACGGAACGTACCTTTTctctttaattgtttttcaacctttatggCCATATGGACCATATCAATGACCTTGACATAATGGTGTAGCTCCACAATATTTGCAATATCTCGATTAAGGCCGACGAGAAATCGAGCCATGGTGGCTTCTCGATCTTCCTCCACATCAGCGCGGATCATGGCCACTTCCATTTCCTTGTAGTAATCCTCCATGCTTTGTTGGCCTTGAGTTAAGCTTTGGAGCTTTTGATACAACTCTCGGTGATAGTAAGCAGGAATGAATGGCTTTCTCATTATGGCTTTCATTTCCGCCCATGTAGACACGGGACGTTCGCCATTGCGTCTTTGGCTCATcgtgagttgatcccaccatattaTGGCGTATTCGGAGAATTCTATAGCAGCTAACTTCACCTTCTTGCTTTCCGAGTAATTGTGGCACTCGAAAACTAACTCCACCTTCTTCTCCCATTCAAGATAGGCCTCGGAATCCGACCTTCCTTGAAAAGTAGGAATTGCCATTTTAATGCTCTTTAAATCATCATCGGTCCTCTCTCGATCTCTTGGTCCCCGTGCTCGTTGGCCTTGTCGCCTTGCACTTTGTCGCGAAGCTCGATCACTTTCAACGTCACTTACTTCATATAGATCATTTGCATGTTGCCATGGACGTTCTCGCTCTCTTCTCAGAATAGGAGGGGTGTTCGCACGTTGGCTTCGTTCCTCCATTTGTTCCATTCGTTCATGAAGGGAATCGAATTGAGGTTGGAACAAACGAGAAATTTCTCGCACGATTGCTTGAACTTGTAGATCGGGCACTCCGCCTCCGGGAACGTTTCTCCTTGGTTGAAGATTAACTCCTCCACCAGCTCCACTTGTTGCTCGTCGTTCCGGGCTCCTAGACATgaagattaaaattaagaaattatcctCACCACAAAAACCTCACAATTTCTCTCACAGGAAAAGAATTCACTCCTTTCGTGTTTCACTCTATTTCCGGCTCTTATCTTGATgtactctcttgccttttacctctcAAATCCAACTCTCGATATTCTGAAAAGCTACTTAGATTTATCCACACTTGTGGGTCAGCTTCAAGGGGTTTGCAAGGGTAGGctcgaaagaaagaaaggttcAAAGATGTGGCGTATAAAATGGATTCACTAATTGGAAgcgaagaatttttttttaataacgtGAAATTTCACCAAGAGGGATATTAAGGAAtgtagaatgtgattttggaaaaatttctattgaagtgtctccagactcttttttttttacggatctttcacgtcttttcgtccgcacctagaccgtatgcaattttttttcaattttttttcttttcaatattttttgattttttttcgaatttttttttgaaactacaATTTACGTACCTAAAttaactagctctgataccaactgataCGAGCTTGATTCGAATGATGTGACGAGTCGTATTATGTTCCTGATCGAATCTAGGTAGTGtcgatttagttcaaattcaataagatgagttatattggttttaaatgAAAGCAAAATGGGGATAAGTGGtttccaatgaaacaagaacgaacccttattagcaaataaggacccgggcttaaaggtttcaaaggaaaaagaaagacatGGTAGATAAAActgagaccctctatttagcaaaataggaaccttcggtATAGTTGGAACGCCACACcttatggtgataagttcgaaaacaaagtcagattgacgccactcgtaaagataagtcaattgagctttgaagaataaagagagtgaattgcctcactaaaatgatatttcattcagaaattcgtcaaaagtccttttacaagaaattcaacaactatttatagcctttcTACTAGTAACCGAATGGACAAATTCAAGACTTAGTTTCTAAGTAAACAATGAACTAAAATTcagcatgaatgcaaaattattaGCCCATGTAGATTCGGCTGAATGAGAGCTCCAATGGTCATCTTCTAGATGGGCAAATGCACCTTGAACATCTTGGATGTGCATGAATAGGCTAGGTTCGGTCAATGAACATAATGGggtcattcatgaagcaactattgctgaaaaattaccagcattaATTGGCAATTTGAACAGCCATTTAGAAGTGTGAACGGATGGTTTTGAAAGGCCATGAggtgtgaacatggctgaaccgaaCAGCCATAGTGTGAACAGCCTTTATACTTCCTTGAGAAGAGAATCGCCAatcttgaaaggatgaaaagcttGGTCACTTTGGCGAATAGTTGCCTTGAAAAACTCCaaaattaatcactttaatgcattaaatctgctgcacatgcatcttcaaattcattgaatctccatACATGAATCGCCTAATTCATCTTCAAATTAATTTGCACCTAAAAcacacatgaacttaattaatttcaagcaaattcagctgaactaaattaaagtataatgtgaacatcctaaataaattgagacaacttaaatattaacaaatcataacacataaattctatttggacaaatttaaaacatgtaataatttagacaaactaaatgacatcaagacatctttaatttaactaaatcaagacatattaaacacttaaattaattaagacatatttaaaaactgtaatgaaacttatttaaatgtttatttaaatggtctaaattccagcatcaaattaattagctagaacgaaattcagcttcaaagaagttgaatatgttcaGCTCATTTTTAAACaccttgctatcattttcctcaacccgttccaccattgctaaaatagcatctttgaatcgtttagctctagctcgcgttattggaccaatgggcagcttgatggcttcttgttcgttctccatttggttcgtaggcaagctcacatcatcTCTTGGAATTCTTGAACCGAATAACCCATCATTTAATTCACTTTAATTTAGCTACATAATTGACATTGAATGCTTGAAAAGTGACTCTTGAAATGTCCTTTGGTTAGCTGAATAGTCACCAGCACCTTAATGATCTTTTGACTGCTTGAATTAATTCTTTTGAAGTAGCAAAAACGGTAGATAGTTGAAAAGCTTGCTGCCGAATTTAAAGAAGCAATAATCCACTctttaaactcttttaaatgatgtGTTTAACCACCATTGTAACAGCCCCTTTACTTTGTGACCGAAAATAACTTGAACAaccactttatttaatttgtaacagCCTTGAATTGTAACAGTAATGACTTGAAAAGGCTCCTACAATACacacattaaaatgagcttATTAAACACATGTAAACACTTATTAAACATAACACACATTAATACTtaagtaaatgaactaaaacatatgcATCAACTATTCCAACAACTAGTTAATTgaagaagcataattaaatgaacttaactcatgcatcaataaataatcctaggaactagattaattaagaagcATCTATTAAATGAAGTTCAATAATAACTCaattattaaaactaagatgagttgaattaatgaccagcaactcatttattaagcTAAGATGAGTTATTAACTAAGatgaacttaattaactaagttgAGTAATTTATTCAagcaacttaattaaaaataatgtccaacaactcaatttattaacaaactaaaattaaacgtCTCATTTTGCACTTGAGCCCTTCGTGTTTAGGCCAATCCTGATGTCATCGAGATGTATCGAAACATGATGCCACTGGGTTTGCATCATCTCTCTcgtaatttcatatttcatctcGAAAGACCTATTTGCTTGCTTCAGGTCGATTTCAAAGAGTTTAACAAAGGATAAGTATTTGGTGTAACGTAGGCTGAACAAAAGTAATTTTCGAGTATGCGTATGGCGTTTGGGTTTGAATTTGATGGAGAAACAACTTTGAAGATTGGGTAACTTATGAACtcttttcaagcattttttttatctctgaaatttctcttttttttttaaatttcgtaacttttttcaatacaaatacaaatacattCAATACTTGTACAATCAagttcatgattttttttgaatttgttttgaatttttttccaaatactTACTCTAGCACTTCAAGAACGTCCGTACCCCTCAATTTTGGCTAGCTATGATTCCAAATGATATGAACTCGTTTCGTGGGTTGATTCGAGTCGTTTGTTACCCGATTGTTAAAATGGAGAAGTATCATTCTTGAACAGAATAATGGTTGAATTTGGCTAAGTAAGACTTTAGACAAAGGTTGGCTAGATGGTTCAGAGGTTATGAATGTGTTGGGAAAGGTTTGGTTAAGTAGAATGATGTTggaaaaatggttaaatgaatgagGATTATTGGAATTCGGTTAAACGATCTCAAGGacaagaaagaaccaacactatACCAAAGTGCTGACCCAAGACGTATACGTCACTTAAGGTGGACCTTGACCCACTAACTAGGAAgttaggaaccaaaggtatattttGGAGAATTCCACACTCGGTgatgagtgataagttcaaagaagTCGGGAAGATGCCACTAGCAACCCTAGATAAGTCGAACAAGACTTGTACGAAATAGGAGAGGAGGTAAACTCACTCGTGAACAAAatgttcataaaattttatcaaagttCCAAAAAGTCCCTTCAAAACGCTGATTACACACATATTTATAAGGCTAGAAAAAGGATAGTTGAATGGTCACAAGTATTCAtcttaaaagctaaaataaagCTCAAATCTCTTGGAAttcttgaaccaaataactcatCATTTAATTCACTTCAATTCAGCTACATAATTAACATTGAATGCTTGAAAAGTGACTCTTGAAATGTCCTTTGGTTAGCTGAATAG
The nucleotide sequence above comes from Gossypium raimondii isolate GPD5lz chromosome 13, ASM2569854v1, whole genome shotgun sequence. Encoded proteins:
- the LOC128036161 gene encoding uncharacterized protein LOC128036161, whose translation is MELPLGPITRARAKKFQDAVASYIARLWSDGSPERRATSGAGGGVNLQPRRNVPGGGVPDLQVQAIVREISRLFQPQFDSLHERMEQMEERSQRANTPPILRRERERPWQHANDLYEVSDVESDRASRQSARRQGQRARGPRDRERTDDDLKSIKMAIPTFQGRSDSEAYLEWEKKVELVFECHNYSESKKVKLAAIEFSEYAIIWWDQLTMSQRRNGERPVSTWAEMKAIMRKPFIPAYYHRELYQKLQSLTQGQQSMEDYYKEMEVAMIRADVEEDREATMARFLVGLNRDIANIVELHHYVKVIDMVHMAIKVEKQLKRKGTFRSFPNTSSTTRWGQGSNKRDLPSRNKEVSGATKFNKPMAESSKGKMDAQPNRSRDIKCFKCLGRGHIASQCPNQNAMFVRDDGEIESESEQENEAVEQLKEEEDIEQAENGEILVVKRSLTLQGVENDQQRETIFHTRCQVQGKICCVIIDGESCTNVASTLMVEKLGLATTKHPHPYKLQWLNDGGELKEFQDVFPEEIPSGLPPICGIEHQIDLVPGAAIPNRPAYRSNPEETKELQKQFRRRMERGGCAWTVVL